CGTCTTGCACTCCGCACTCCGCAGAAAGACCCTTCTCATTTGGCAGAATCCAGTAGTACTGGCTGGATGCGAAGTCATATGACATCGTCTTATTTTGCCTCACGGTGGCACCCTTGTATTCCAAACGGAGTATGGAGCAGTCACAAAATATGTAGGTCTTCAAAGTCAATCTGTCTCTTTGACCCTGGCCCACAAACCCCTCACAAATCACACAAAACATGTGACGACAAAGAATACATTTTAATAATATTACTTTGATAGGCTATGATTTGAGAGATTAGGTGTAATAAAGTTCCATAAATTCCCTCTTGACATGGTTTTTCAAATGAGTGATTATTACTTCAAATTAGGGATTATTACTTTACTCAACAAACTACATTTAGAACCATTTTAACTTTTCTAAAAACATATTATTTACACAACATGTATGCCCTTTAAAAGCTGGAATGTATAGATCCTGGAAATTAGTACAGAATATTAGTATCCAActtaaaatactttaatatggTAGGTGCAGGTACTAATATAATTCTGCCAAGTGCAATAATTCTGCCAAGTGCTGGGGTCGACATCTGGGGAAAAGCTATTATGGGCCAAACAACTACAAGTGTGTCACTGTGCCAATACTTAAGGACTGAATGTGTTACTTGTAAGTCTACAAAGACAAAGTAGGCCTATTTCACAACATAGCCCATAATATGTGGTTTGATCAAAAATACCACTGGAGCTTCAATGTGCCTCAATTTGAGCTCAGAGAAGCCAGCAGTCTCCAGATCCTTCCATGTAGCTCTTGTAAGTTCACATCCATCTCCAAAGTAGTACCACATGGGTTGCAACACATGCTGGAAGAAGTATGTCCAGGAAGAGGGGTCTGAGATGACATGCTCTAGGAAGTACAGAGCACCACCCTGttaaaacaaataaaaggaCATGGATCATTTCACCAAAAGAGGACATTTCAGATTTTAAAAAGAATGTTTATTATGTACCTGTAACGTACGGTAACCTGCACGCTGTATGTGTAAATAATGCTAAATAGGAAAAATATTACGGTTTGATATTTGATTATAAAAAAGGGTTAGGACCACATAGGTGCATACTTCTCCCTACTCCTTTTTGGACTTATAATATTAATTATAAGTCATATTTAACTCCAACACTATTATACATATGCTGACCTTTATTACACTGAGTTTATcataatgttttacatttatttattgaaatgtaTATTTCACTGACGTGCCATAGACTTAAATGTTACATGTCAATACAATATTTAAGTACGACATTTGCAACAGTAAAACTATTTTATATGGGAGtataaaattatatatttttaaattatAGATTAATTGAATTGAAGGTCATGATTGGGGACATGGTTGAGTGCTGATCTTAAGAAAATCTGCCATTTGAGTTCATCTTAATGTTCATCCTAAACTTTTCAAACATTTGAGGTACACAATGTCCATACTTTTCATGGAAGGACCTGTATATTTATTTGTAATTTTGTTATAGCCTAagccagacatcccaagtctcacGGAAATTACgagagtctcccgcatttcaatagcggctcccgtacgcccgcaaatgctaaaCAATCTCCCGGAATTCGGGGATTTTGAATTTGGAGCGAGCGCAGGACTGTGCAATGGTCATTAATGGTGGAAacaggtgcatatcgcgcgtcctgatttagtcccggggggggggggggggggggggggcggggggcggggggcgggtaCTTGCtggagggggtacatcatgcgttcGGATTGCGTCCCTGGGGGTGAAGCCACCTctcggaaatgagtctctgcaggttgggatgtctgctaaGCTCTAAATATCATATGTAAaactactgtaggctacatcgAGTTGTGTAAGCAAATAGCTTAGTGAGTACACTCGAGTGTATACTGTCACAGTTACACAAAAACGGTGCTGGTGATATCAGTGCGTAAATATGATCCAAATCAATAGCTCTAAACAttaaaaaagtttttttaaGAGGCAAATTGGGCGCTGTTGCACCAACCAGAGATGTTGGCAGTTGGAAAGGGTAATACAACGTGGGCATTTAATAGATGTTTTCCACATTTAGGCTATTTGCGTAACTTACAGGCCTCAATATGCGATACACCTCTTGGAGAGTGCGTGGTACGTTGTTAACGGAGCAGAGTACGAGTGTGCAGACAACCACGTCCACAGATCCGTCTTCAACCACCCCCATATCTTCACCAGAAGCCACGACAAACCTATCAAATGTCAGGTGATCGTTTTCTTCCATACTTTTGTCCAAATATTTTTGGAAGTGAGGGTTGGGGTCTGTGCAAATCACATTGCACGCGGGGGGGTAGAACTGGAAATTTGCTCCGCAGCCGCAGCCGATCTCCAAAATACGAAGTGGACGCTCGAGTTTGAACTCCATAAGTGTGCTGAAAAGGTCCTTTTTCTTATCATGCATTACCTTGTTGTAATTCAATGTTATCTTGTAAAGGAGAATTGGGAAAATGCGCTTATAGATGCCGTACACGCCCAGTGCCTCCATTAGCTGAAGGGGCAAAGTAACAACCGTGAAAAAAAGCGTTAATAAATTCATACAGAGGCCCATTTTCGATGTTCTTTGAGTCGTGATTGTGTAAAGCCAGTCTGAAGTTCAGTGAAGTAGATATAACCTCTCGATACAGTGTCACTGACGTTGGCGAGTGTGCGTCTTACATGCTCTGTGAAATGCCCAATCAAAGATTCCCACGTAATGCTATGTCAActtttttataaaaaacaaaaaacaaatgtgCTTTATCCCAGATCACCTGTTGATGTCGCGATTTCATCTTCTTTCTTACCATGCAATGGTCCCGTAGATTCATACAATAGAAACAAGTGTGCTTTATCTTATTCATTGTTTAGGTTACTTTATATTTTCAAAATATGGGAACTATTGTTATACACATAAATAAACTAGGTGTGTGAATACAACAACAAGTAACCACTAAGCCATTAAACAGTCAAAAAATAGCTTCCATGGACTCTTATCCTATTGAATTTGGTATTCCTTTATTCTGCCAACTGCTTTAAGTAACATACAGCCTATAGCTGCACAGTAAACTCACAAGCTTATGTGCGCCAAGAATAATATCCTAATGTGTTCCTTAAATTGTGATCATCTTCTAAAGTAAAATATTCAAATGCAGAAGACTACTACCAGTACAAAGTCCATCTTTCCTCTGCTGTTCGTGTTTATAGACCATATATCCGGCATGCTAAGACTAGCCTTTTGTCATACTTATAAACCATAGAAAACAATAGGACATGAGGTAATAAGTAATTACACATCATGTCAATATTCTTAATATTTACCCTGTGTTCCCATCTGCATGCTACCTGTGGTAGTAATGTGTGTCATTAGGGTCACTTAAAGACAACAAGTTTCTTAGTTGACATGTAGGTTTCTAGAAAAATGTATATTGCATCCCACTTATCAAACACATATTTTGTATCAGCTGTCTAGCAAATATATTAAGATGATTTTGATACCATAATCTTGTGAGTTTAAAAACTGAAATAAATGGACAGTTTGTATTTCACAAGATGATTATGGAAACTCTGACTTTCATATAATCATAGGTAAGACACTGAATGTCTGGAAGTAATGTTTCaaccatttttttaaaacaccagGAGTTAAGTTTGGTTGCAGTTCTCTGACGTTCCACTAGACAGAGACATTTTTGGGTCATAGATAACTTCGACTGCGGTTTCAGATTGGGCCTACAATTTCATGAATGTCCATAATCCTGTAGATAAAACATGAACACTTTCTTTTTTGTGTGCTAAATTATGAACGGTCTTTTTGCCCTTTAACAATTTTAAACTATTATAAACTTTGTGATGATCATGCTTGATAAGATCATGATTGGAGCTTGTATGTCTATGACTGTATGATATCCTTAGTTCCTGTGCTGTCTGGTTGATATGCATGAATCATGTTCTTTGGGTGCGCCACCTGAACCTTAGCTCCATGCATCCGTGTTAACCTATTGGTTTgtacatcacatttacatttatccagagcgacttacagtaagtacagagacatttccctgaggcaagtagggtgaagtgccttgcccaaggacacaacgtcatttgcacgccggaaatcgaaccggcaaccttctgattactagcccgattccctaaccgctcagccatctgactccccatcaAACAATTGTCTGAACAGACCAAATATGCAACCTCCTTCACACTGTAAATTGAAGCATCTTACTGTTTGTCCAGACTATAGATTATATAAAATTGTAACAAAAAACATAATTGCTTAACGTCTGTGATAGATGTGGTACTAAATAACCTCTTTTGTCTGTGATACTTTCAAGGTGCAGCTAACATGGCAGTGCACTTCAGCAGCTCCAGTGAACTGCCTTAGTTTGTGGAAGTTTGAACCAATCTAGGTGATTATAGTATCCTACTGTTAGTAGTGTACATAGACATAGGATGTCAGAATGGAATAAATAGTAGTTGTACCATAACTAGCTATTTCTGATAGAACATCTTCaaatagtattttatatagAGGACTTGTTGGACTTCTTTCCCTTTGTTTTGTAAGGACTTAGTTATGAACAATGTTATGATTGAGGTGAGTTTCAAGTGCAACTCAGCAAGCCCTTCTCAATAGTAGTTTCATCACCTTAAGTGACTATTAACCCTACCACATTATTTGATATCCAAAGTGGGATTTATTacaaaggaagaagagagaagggtaAGTAAAATTCATTTTTCACAATATTTAGACCAGAAAAATTATGTCATCAGATGTTAGTTCTGCCATATTTTTAGAAAACATATCCTGCGAAACCTATAGCTGAAGGTAAAAGTAATGTCTTAACATTATTCTATATGGCATACAATAAACTGTTTGTTACTTATCTGCGTTGCATTTGTGTAATCATTTTGCTTACGATGCTGCGGTCTCTATTGAAACTAAAGGCATTTACCGACACTCCCTAACAATTTGCTGAGAGTCATCAATTATGCAGGGTAGCCGCACGCACTGGGAAGGAAGATAGCAGCAACAATATGGCGACAGCCGCAGTTTCTCCCGAATCTTTTCGACATCTGCAGTTCAGTGACTATACGCTGGATATCTGTTAATGCGGGAAAAAGTAAGTAGACATTCTGTTCTCTTGTCCGGTCGGGTTTTGTCGGGAGATGCATCATGCTCCTACCCTGTCTACAGTCTGCATATCACTGCCGCAGAGCAGTTCCCCTCTCAGCATCTTTTCCTCGCGTTTGTGTAGGGCTCCATGCCAATACTTGGGCAAATATGCATGTGAAACTTTAATTAGAAGTAGGGATGAATGTTCATACTTGAAAAAAATGCTCGTATAATGCGGATGTCACGGGAATGAAAAAGCAGGTAAATCGGGGTGTTGGCCTGCCTCAGGACAGAATGACATTTCAATGTGTCAAAATGTGAAACATACGCATACGAGGGGATAGTGAAGTGCAGTCACGTCAAACTTCAGTGCATGTTGGCAGTACCGTCAGTAACCTACAATACACACATACCAATAAGCCTATCATTGCGAACTGTTCTTTTTTACATTGTTGTCCTTTATTCCATTCTGTAAGAATCAATTGAATAGTTTTggccccacaccctccaccatcctcccGCACTGGGCATGCATAcaggctcccctcccctcgttaGACTTACTTGAGACTGTATTGCGTGAGATAGGTGCGCCTCAGTTTTGGCAGTTCATAGGGGGCGGCGGCATCCCCTTATTGCCTTTTGTTGCAGCACATTTTCAAAAAATATGTTAATAGAACTGGTCACGGTGCTGTTATATCCCATACATGTTAATGCAACCAGTCTTGTCGCTTAAGCAGTCTCATCGGGTGTGGTATGTCGTAGCCTATATTTGTAAAACATTAACTAAAACATTGTCAAACAATTAGGCTGTATATCTATACATTGCGAACATGCTTAGATGATACAGTGTTCAGACTAGGTTTCTCTGCATTTCTCTCCCCACTTTAAGTGTTTTCAAGCGGTCTTGTGCGTCCAGAAGCTCAAGGCTCCTCTTGGCTTTACTGCAGTATTTTAAAAAGGCTCATGGCCCACAAGCGGTCAAGGCGCGTGTGTAAACAGTGGATTAGTCTACATCGAGGTACCTACCAAGTCAGGTGATGACAAACTTAAGACACTTAAGATCATTATAGCTGAGTTCTTCGGAAAACATTTGCCTGCTTTTAGATGGAATAATTCGTTATCGTACACAGTTGGTCGAAGATGGGCTTATTGTTAGCCTATATTGTAAGATACCATACATAAAACTTGTTGgatttactttttttttatagCGCAATTACCAGGGCTCCCCCATAGGCAACGTGACATAGCCTACGTTGAATGTTTTTTGTAAGGCTACAGACACTTGCCACGTAAATGGTTGCGCTTTATTGCCTTGTTGAATAGCCTATAACTTAATTAGGCAGGCCATTCCTTGATGAATCCAGTTTGTTCTTTACGTTATAGGGGCCAATAGGCCAATGAGAATGGTCAGATAGGCCTAACAGGGGCATTACCAAGGCCTTCATTACGCTAGGGCTTGACACATGTTAGCCATGCTAgcttcccccccatccccatccccatgcccctcctccccctggccggcCCGTTTGACTCTGATCCAGTTGCGTTTCTCTTGTCGATCGATCTACTCCGCCCCTCATCCTCAGACAGGACTGTCTCCACTATGTCCGATGCTCGAGGTTTCATCGTCCTTCTTGAACATATGGATTAGCCAGTAGCGAGAAATATTTTAGTTGTATCTCTATGAAGCGGACGGACAAACGGCGTGTGTCTATTTTCCGACGCAGAGGACAAACCAGACTACAGGATTTCAGCACTTGCTTAGAGTCTGCATCAGTATAGTGCTGAAACGGACAGCGACGCCGTGATCGAATGGGAGTTTATGCTGCTTCTTCGAGAACCCGCTGGAGTTTTCCATCTTAGCAACCCTCTGGTTCCGTCTCAATAACGAATTCCTCACATGACGGACGTATACGTTGTCTGTAGGCTATATCTAAATGGATCTTACAAACAATCTGGTAAATTTGCAATCTTATTTCTGACCAATTCATGATAGACATCACCGGCTCTCTGCGATTAAAAGGGCACGTGAGTAGCCTTGAGTTTTAAAATGATTTTGCATCACAAGTTCTGTCTAGGAATGGGATAGCTTGACTAATAGCGTTTGTGTTTCGCGTTGACATTGCCTTCTTTGATCAGCCATTTATGACATTTGTCGCTGAATAAATAAATTGCGTTAGTAAAAGCCGTGGGCTGCACAGTCATTTCGTACTGAAACATACGTTCCTAATTATGAGCCTTACCAAGTTAGGTAGGCTTCGGCCCATATGTGAAGTACTGTTTTGCATCGTTATTTGTGAATCACCTTGAGCGTAGATCAATTGATGTAGCATTGTGGAAGGAGACTTAGAGGTTGCACCCAGGTCGGGTTACTTAAAACGCCAACTTAATTTCTTTGTGGTAGATCATCTCTGTTTACAGTTAAGTTGAAGTGTGGAGCCATGTAAGaatatctctccccccccccccaaaaaaaaaaatgtggccTCTGCCTGTTTATAATTCTGTTAACATCAATTTGCGGTGATCATCGGCCTCCTCCTATTTGGTTCCAAAAGGTAGCCTAACCTAGGCTATCAATAATCAATTGTGGGAAGAGGTGAGATGCCCCAGTCATCGATGTACAGGCATCCCACTCCAAAAATGTGATCTCCAACGGTGTAGCGCTTGCAAGTGCGTCTAAGAAATAGCCTACTAAGACGACTAAACATGCTCGAGCAGAGGACATACTGGCAGGTTTTCGGCAGGATTTGTTGGATTTTGTCTCCATATTCCCAACTGGACACTAAAGCAACATTAACTTTTATGAAATACTTAATAACCTCACAATGATTCACTCTAAGTTGCCTCTTTTAGTATTTAGCTCAGAAATAACATATATCGATATCATGATGCTGTACGTGCTACATTGTAAGATGATGGGTTCAGTTTATTTTTAGAATTTCGGAATATGTGCACTATAGTGGTGTTCACTGTTCACAATTGCAGGGTTAGTATGTTGAATTTTAGAGATAGCCTTGGTGGTCTGTACAGGGTAACATTACTGACATAGAAACATTATCCTATTATTTCAGAGATCATGGGTACAAAGAGAACATCTTTCTTGTGAATGCATTTTTGAATTTGGTTtttctgagagagacagagagagagagagagagagagagagagagagagagagagagagaaaatggaagtATGGAGGAATGTTATTAGTCGCAAAATCCAGAGACAGAACCTAGtgagcttccccttctcccaGCTCAGGTCAGCTGAGAGAAGGGGACGCGTCCTGGCCATGCCTAGAAGATGTGAGGAGCGGAGGAGTTGGAGATTGAGCTGAccaacaccccccaccccctcagcctgctgctgttgctgctgggtTCACCAAGGTCATCTC
The window above is part of the Osmerus mordax isolate fOsmMor3 chromosome 1, fOsmMor3.pri, whole genome shotgun sequence genome. Proteins encoded here:
- the LOC136964133 gene encoding thiol S-methyltransferase TMT1A-like — protein: MGLCMNLLTLFFTVVTLPLQLMEALGVYGIYKRIFPILLYKITLNYNKVMHDKKKDLFSTLMEFKLERPLRILEIGCGCGANFQFYPPACNVICTDPNPHFQKYLDKSMEENDHLTFDRFVVASGEDMGVVEDGSVDVVVCTLVLCSVNNVPRTLQEVYRILRPGGALYFLEHVISDPSSWTYFFQHVLQPMWYYFGDGCELTRATWKDLETAGFSELKLRHIEAPVVFLIKPHIMGYVVK